The proteins below come from a single Aegilops tauschii subsp. strangulata cultivar AL8/78 chromosome 6, Aet v6.0, whole genome shotgun sequence genomic window:
- the LOC109769923 gene encoding salt tolerance receptor-like cytoplasmic kinase 1, which translates to MLPGCGLLDCLRRGERDTRDAGQTDPRVSAEPSGGSASGKSGRARRLEWAEVESVTGGFSSRVIGQGGFSTVYLASLTSSRLGAVKVQRSSERLHRVFRQELDVLMSVRHPHIVRLLGYCDEREEGVLVFEYAPNGDLHERLHRSGQRRAALPWARRMAVAFQVAMALEYLHESQDPAVIHGDVKASNVLLDANMDVKLCDFGFAHVGFSAAVLPAAARASARHVMGSPGYVDPHFLRSGVATKKSDVYSFGVLLLELVTGREAICADTGCRLTVTVAPVVSEGKVADVVDRRLGDAYDREEAVTVAALALQCINASSGLRPSMTDVVRVLQEKTSALISAVGPKPASMMVVS; encoded by the exons ATGTTGCCCGGGTGCGGGCTGTTGGATTGCCTCCGCCGCGGCGAGCGCGACACGCGTGACGCCGGCCAGACGGACCCCCGCGTCTCGGCCGAGCCCAGCGGCGGGTCGGCGTCCGGCAAGAGCGGGCGGGCGAGGCGGCTCGAGTGGGCCGAGGTCGAGTCGGTCACCGGCGGCTTCTCGTCCCGCGTGATCGGCCAGGGCGGGTTCAGCACCGTGTACCTGGCGTCGCTCACCTCCTCCCGCCTCGGCGCCGTCAAGGTGCAGCGGAGCAGCGAGCGCCTCCACCGCGTCTTCCGCCAGGAGCTCGACGTGCTCATGTCCGTGCGCCATCCCCACATCGTACGCCTCCTCGGCTACTGCGACGAACGAG AGGAAGGCGTCTTGGTGTTCGAGTACGCTCCCAACGGCGACCTGCACGAGAGGCTCCACCGGAGCGGCCAGAGGCGGGCGGCGCTGCCGTGGGCGCGGCGGATGGCCGTCGCGTTCCAGGTGGCGATGGCGCTGGAGTACCTCCACGAGAGCCAGGACCCTGCGGTCATCCACGGCGACGTCAAGGCGTCCAACGTCCTGCTCGACGCCAACATGGACGTCAAGCTCTGCGACTTCGGCTTCGCCCACGTCGGCTTCTCCGCCGCGGTGCTCCCCGCCGCGGCCAGGGCGTCGGCGCGCCACGTCATGGGCTCCCCGGGGTACGTGGACCCGCACTTCCTCCGCTCCGGCGTGGCCACCAAGAAGAGCGACGTGTACAGCTTCGGGGTGCTGCTGCTGGAGCTCGTGACCGGGCGGGAGGCCATCTGCGCAGACACGGGTTGCCGGCTCACGGTCACCGTGGCGCCCGTGGTCAGCGAGGGCAAAGTGGCCGACGTGGTGGACCGGAGGTTGGGGGACGCGTACGATCGCGAGGAGGCCGTGACCGTGGCGGCGCTCGCGCTGCAGTGCATCAACGCCAGCTCCGGGCTCCGGCCGTCCATGACAGACGTGGTGCGCGTTCTCCAGGAGAAGACGTCGGCGTTGATCTCCGCCGTTGGACCTAAGCCGGCCAGCATGATGGTGGTTTCGTAA